Genomic window (Planococcus sp. MSAK28401):
GAAAAGATCCTGCTCCAGAAAAACGAGTTTAGGCGCGTGATGGAAATCCGCCATTTGCTGATCGAAGAACTGAAGCCAGATATTTGCGCTGCCTTCTCCCGTGCTTCTGGCGAAAAAGTCGAATCGATTTATTCCGATTGGCATCTGGAAAACCAGACCGGCATGCTTATCGGGGTCATGGCTAGCCGGGATGCTGCAACTGAATTTGACTGGCAGTCCGACGCGACGCAAGAAGCCCTCCACGATTCAGTCGTGGAAGCCAGCCGCAAAGCCGAAAAGAAACCCGAAAGCACCGAGCTGTTCTGGTTGAATGACCGGACCTTATTGATCGAACGCACAGGCTTCTTGGTGGAGATCGAACGTGAATTGATTCGCAATGGGTTGGCCGAAGAACTGAAACAAGTGAAACGGCCTCTCGAAAAGCGCTTGCTTTTGAAAGAAACCCCGTTCCCTGAACTACTTAAACGGGATATCCGTGAGATTTTCCTCGATTGGGAATTCTCGACGGATATCAGTTACATCCTCGTGCTCCTTGAACCGAGTAGACATTCTTAAAATGAAAAAGCCGCCCAATGGTAGTGCACCCCAAAAGTTAGAGTTCAAATCTAACTTTTGGGGTGTTTTTATATGGCGAAATATAGCGAAGAATTTAAGTTGAAGCTAGTGAAGGAATACGCAGAAGGAAAGTTGGGGTATAGACGCTTAGCCCACAAATACGGCTTGCCAGATCCCTCTCCGATTATGCGCTGGGTTCGGGCGTATCAGGAGTTTGGCCTTAAAGCCTTGCGGAGAAAGCAGACAAAACAAGTGTATTCTGTTCAATTCAAAGTGGATGTATTACACTTTATGGAACACACAGGTGCTTCTTACCAAGACGCAGCGATCCATTTCAAGATGAACAATCCTTCACTCATTGTGAATTGGAACCGTCGAGTTCTGGAGAAAGGGGTAAAAGGCCTGGAAGCACGAGCGAAAGGACGGCCCTCCATGTCAAAAAGACCAAAACCGATCAAGAACGAAAAGCCCCTGTCTCGGGAAGCGCAATTGGAACGGGAGAATGAGCTCCTTCGTTTGGAAGTGGCGTATTTAAAAAAGTTAAAAGCTTTCCAGGAGAATCCGGATGCCTTCCTCGAAAAGCACAAGCAGCGCTGGCGTTCGAACTCCACGAAGAAGGATTCCGATTAACGGATGTGTTAAACATCGTCGATCTTCCAGATGCGACCTACCATTACCATCGCCAGCGATTCGATTGCGAAGACCCGGACCGGGAGTGGAAAACAGTGATCCGGATGCTCTTCGAGAAGCACCAAGGCCGTTACGGATACCGACGGATTCATTTGGAATTGCGAGCACAGGGATACGACATCAATCATAAGAAAGTCCAGCGTCTCATGCGAGACTTGGGATTGAACTGCGTGAAGTTCATCCGGAAATCCCGCTACAAGTCGTATAAGGGGAAAGTCGGAACCCTCGCTAAAAACCGGATGAACCGCAGGTTTTCCACACCGTATGCCCTGCAAAAACTGACAACAGATGTCACCGAGTTCAAATGCACGGGCGAACAAAAACTTTATTTAAGTCCAGTGATGGATCTCTATAACGGCGAAGTCATTGGGTTCAGTATGGCCAAACGACCGACGCTGGAATTCGTGATGGAATCACTTAACCAAGCCCTGCCAGTGATTCAGGAACAAGCGGTTTACCGGACCACCCTCCATTCCGATCAAGGGTGGCATTACCAGCACGTTGCCTGGGTGAAAGCGTTGAAAAAACAACGCATCTTCCAGAGCATGTCCCGAAAAGGGACCTGTGCCGACAATGCGGCCATGGAAAATTTCTTTGGTCTCCTAAAGCAAGAGATGTATTACGGAGAAACGTTGGTTTCGTATGAAGAGTTAAAACAGCGGATTGAACACTATATCGATTACTACAACAATGAACGCATTAAACAAAAATTGGCCGGCATGAGCCCGGTGAAATACCGAGCACATGCCAGCCAATTAGCTGCATGAACTAAACTCTAACTTTAAGGGGTCACTACCAATTGGCGGCTTTTTTCTCTATCCAATTTAACCGACAGTCGACTGTGCAGTTTGGCAATGCGGGCAATATTCATATTCCTTTTCTGCCAAACCCTCCACATACTCCATTTTATCGGTAAACTCCCTACGCTCTATAGGCGTTTGCAAAAAGCCGCAACTATCTCCTGCAAACTGGCTGTGATGGATTTTTTTCGTTCGATGATCTACAAAATAACCCATTTCTGCTTCCCCCCTATAAAAAAAGCCGAAAAGAGCCTCTCAAAATGAAAGGAATCTTTTCGGCTTTGCCTCCGGCGCTATGGTCCGCGGCATTTGACCTGTTATATGCAGTTATTGCTATTCAATGATTCCTATTGTACAGGAACACCTACTGTGTGGCAAAGAAATCACTCCACGTGAAACCCAGCTTCTTTAATGAGAAGGATTATCTGGCTTTCCTTGATCTTCGTTTCGTCCAGCTCCAGTTTGACTTCGCCATCTTTCACATCCACCAAAGCCCGTTCAACCCCTGGCTCATTCAGCAATAAATCCTCCAGTTCGTGAATCGGACGTTGTGATTTCGCTTCCGCTACATAGATCGTCATTTTTCTCATCATCTGCACTCCTTCCTGTATATTCCCTGGGAAATATTAAAACTTCATTGCCAATTTCCCCTCTTCCAATACGAGACTGGCATTGAATTTTTTACCGTTCTTCGATACGAAACCTTTAATGACCGGCGTTTTCCCTTTGGTGCATAAGTATTCGATATGTTTTGCCGTTAACCTTTTTTTCAAAAACACCGCCGGGAATGATTGCTTGCAGCCATTGGCATGTTCTGTACAGCCGTAGGAGCCTCTGCGGGAAACAATCGAGCCTTTTCGGCAGCGCGGGCAGATCGCAATTTCCGCTCCTTGCAAAGCAGGCATCTGGTCCGGCATGCCGTTGCTGCGCAATTGCTCCGGCACATCTTGCAGCAGCTTCTCAATGAACTTTCCGATCGTGGCGAGAAACACTTCCGAGGAGCCTTCGCCTTTGCCGATTTTCTTCAAATAGCTTTCCCATTTCGCCGTCATTGACGGGCTCGAGAGCAAATTGCCTTCAATGGCTTGGCACAGCATGCGCCCTTTTTCAGTGACTGACACAATGTTTCTTTTTACTTCGATATAATTATGGCGCTTTATCGTTTCAATGATTCCGCTGCGCGTCGCTTCCGTCCCGAGCCCTTCGACTTCCTTGAGGATTTCGCTATCGGCTACATCTTCCGCGAACTTTCCGCAAGTTTTCATCATGGCGATCAATTGCCCTTCTGTATACGGCTTTGGCGCGGTAGTCATGCCTTCAACAATGGCAATCGCTGCCGCCACTTGCTCGTGTGCCGCCAATTCAGGAAGCGGTGGGTCCTGTTTTGCTTCTTTAGTTGTTGGAAATAAAGATTTCCATCCTTTATCGAGTTCTGTCCGGCCCGTCGTATGGAACTCAAGCCCTTTGACATCAGTTACGACTTTCGTTTCGGCATAACGGTAATCCCGGTGGAACATGCCGAGCGTCGTACGCATCACTTCTTCGTATAAATTCCGTTCGTCCTGCGGCAATCCTTCGATTTTACGGGCTGTTGGCAAGCTCTTCGTCGGGATGATGGCATAATGCTCCTGCACTTTTGTGTTATCGACAAAACGCTTTTTCGGTATTTTCGATGCAATCGGGAACGGTGCATCGATAAGCTTTTGGTAACTCTCAACTTGGGCTGACAAATAGCCGAATTCCGCCGAAGTGATATGGCGGGAATCGGTCCGCGGGTAACTCACCAGTTTTTTCTCATAGAGCTTTTGCATCGCCGACAGCACTTTTTGCGGGCTGTATTTCCATTTCCTGTTCGCGGCTGCCTGCAAGCTGGATAAGGAATGCAAAGGCTGCGGGGGGATATGTTTTTCCGCCGTCTTCAATTCTTTGATATGGCCTTGCGCTTTGCCGTCCGTCAACTCATGAACAGCCAGGAGCTCTTCCGCTTTTTTGCGCTCTTTCGCTTTCAGCTTGGCTTTTCCTTTATAGCTGCCTTTCGCGGCTTTGAATTTCCCTTCGATTTCGTAAAACTTCTCCGGCTTGAACGCCTCGATTTCCTTTTGGCGCTGATAAATCAAAAATACGGTTGGCGTCTGAACCCGCCCAATCGCAAATACTTCGTGGATGCCACGTTCTTGAAGCAACAGCGAGTAAAGCCTTGAGCCGTTCATACCGACCAGCCAGTCACTGATCTGGCGCGCCCGCGCTTCTTCGTACAGGCGCAGGTCTTCCTTGTTATCGCGCAAATTGCGGAAGCCTTCGCGCACTTCATCAATTTCGAGTGAATTGATCCACAGCCGTTTGATTTGTTTGCCACGCACGCCGGTCTGCCGGTAGATGCTGTAGAAAATATTCGAGCCTTCGCGGTCTACGTCGCAGGCATTGATGACGGTATCGGTTTCTTTCAGGAGTTTTTTGATGATATTGAATTGCTTCGACTTGCCGCGGGCTACTTGGAATTGGTATTCGACCGGCAGAATCGGCAAGGAAGCGAGCGACCATTTGCCCCATTTCGGGTCGTAGGCTTTCGGCTCTTTCAATTCGACAAGATGGCCGATGCCCCAGGTAATGAACGCGCCTTCTGGAAAGATCGGATTCGGCGCCATTTCCATATAGCCTTCCCGCTTCACCGTCTTGAACGCATCGCCATACGCTTTCGCCTGGCTCGGCTTTTCGGCTACAATTACTGGTTTCATGCTGTTCTTCCTTTCCCATGCTCTTTGTTTCATTGTACTCTTTCCACTGAAAAATCCAAATGAAAGCTTATTTGTATTTCCGAAATTAACTGCTTTGTCGGGCGTGTTTTAAATGAAGATAGCGAAGGTTTGTTTGCGGAAATGTTCCTGAAGTTGTTGAGTCGGGCTTCATCTTGGTATTCGCCGCCCTGCTTTGGGGTGGCCTCTTGCCATAAGCCAAGAAGAGCACTTGTCTTATGGCGTCGGCTCACCCTTGGCGCTTGGCGGCTTGAAGATTTCATTGTACGAAGATTGATTAGATAGATCTGCTTCTATATTCAGTTGCCGGCTAGTGGGGAAATCGCTTCCCTAGTCTAGCGTAGAAATAGAAAATGAGGGTTTTCCTGTAGACATGTTGCTGAAGTGGATTCGAGCTTCACCTTGATATTCGCCGCCCTGCTTTGGGTTGGCCTCTTGCCATAAGCCAAGAAGAGCACTTGTCTTATGGCGTCGGCTCACCCTTGGCGCTTGGCGGCTTGAAAATTTCATTGTACGAAGATTGATTAGATAGATCTGCTTCTATATTCAGTTGCCGGCTAGTGGGGAAATCGCTTCCAGCGAAGCCTGAACAAAACCGCATATGCTTAATTTCAAAGTGAAAACAAAAAAAGCTTCCGGCCACTGCCGGAAGCTTTTCGCTTTTATAGAATATCAAGCCAGATTTTGATTGCTGTACCAAGAATCAACAGCGACAAGATCCATTGCAATACTTTGGTGTTCGCTTTTTGGCCCACTTTTGCACCCAATGGAGCTGCCAGGATACTGGCCACGATCATGACTGCAGCCGGACCATACAGGATCTGGTCAGTGACGATTTTACCGACCGTTGAACCGATGGATGAGATAAATGTAATCGCCAATGAAGTCGCGATTGTCATACGAGTTGGAATACGCAAGACGACCAGCATGATCGGCACCAGGATGAAGGCGCCTGCTGCACCGACAATCCCTGCCGCAATTCCGACGATGAACGCCAGGCTTGCAGCAATCCACTTATTGAATGTCACTTGATCTGCTGGAATGTCATCCAAGCCTTTTTTCGGGATGAACATCATGACGACGGCGATGGTTGCTAGGATGGCATAGACGATGTTGATAGCCGACTCAGACAAGAGAGTCGAGCCGTACCCTCCGATAAAGCTACCGACTAAAATGGCGCCGCCCATATAGGCGATAAGGGACTTATTCAAATAGCCGCTGCCTCGGTATGCCCATACCCCCGCGATTGTCGCGAAGAATACTTGAATGGCACTGATACCTGATACTTCATGTGCTGAAAATGCCGTGTATCCCAGCATGACCGGGATATATAACAGCATCGGATACTTGATGATGGATCCGCCGATTCCGACCATTCCTGAGATGAAGGAACCGACAAAGCCGATCAAGAAAATAACAATCATAAAATCAATACTCATGGAAACTCACCTTTCTGAAAAAGCCCTGTGCTTTTTCTTGCCTCTATTTAATGTCACTTCCTATTATACCCCCAGGGGTAAATTTGTGAAGTGATTTTGCTTAAAAAATGGAAACTTTACATTCCTGCAATCATTTCGGAATCCATCTGAAATATGAAAAAGTGCTTGAAATATAAGAAATTAGCCATCTTCCTTAAAAGAAAACCTGCTGATTTCTTATATTCCAAAAGCTATAGTGGATAAATCTGTTCCAGTTCACCGGTTTCCACGTGAAAAATGCACCCTGAAATTTCAACGCTTTTTCCATATTGCCGATAGACCGGATGCTGCTGCAATCGCTTCACTTGGCTGAGCACGTTCAATTTTGACAGCTCATCAAGTGTCGGCTGGCCGCCGCCAGTTTTCTCCGGCAACCCTCTCCTGATATAAGCTAGCCATTTCTGCAGTTCCGGCTCTTCATTGCCTTCCCAAGCGGCTTTTACACCTCCACAGTCTGTATGGCCTTTGACGACAAGCTTCTTGACGTTCAAATGGCAGATTGCATAATACAAACTGGCAGAGAAGCTTTCGTCTTCTTCCACGACTTGGTTGGCGATGTTGCGGTGGACGAACATATGCCCAAGCGGCATCTGCATGATAATGGAAGGGCTGACGCGCGAATCACTGCACGACAACAAGAAGTATTCAGGCGTTTGTCCTTTTTTCAGCTCGTCGAAATAGGATGGATCCTGAGCTTTGATTTTTTGGATGAACTCTTCGTTCTGCTTTTTCAGCTCTGCACTTTTCACAGCCGCTCCTCCCTGCCCTTGATTGAAGATAAAGCATCTTCAATGCTCATGTAATGGATGCTACCGCCGTATTTACGTTCCCAATCCGCTCGTTTCAGAACATCCAACACCGTATTCTTGATGCCTGCAAAGACCATTCTCACTTTGCCGGACTGGCATTGCTCCATCAGGTCTTCAAGCGCATGGATTGCGACGGCATCAATGGAATTAACGCTGGAGAAATCGAAGACGACCCATTTTGTCTCGGGCTTTTCTGCGAGCCTCTTACAAAGCTGCTCTTCCAAAAATGTCATGTTGGCGAAATAGAGTGAGGCATCTACACGAAAAATGAGAATTTCCGGATCCGTTTCGGCATCTGGATACCGATTCGTATTGCGGTACACTTTTTCTTTCGGCAAATAACCAAGTTCGGCTACGTGTGGATAAGCACTGCGGCGGATAAAGACGAGTAAGGAAAAAATCGCCCCTGCAATGATGCCCTGTTCTATACCAATCAATAATGTCGCAAGAAACGTCAACAGCCATGTCAGGCCGTCTACTTTATTCACTTTGAACAGGTATTTCAGCTCTTTTGCATCGATCAAGCTGTACACAGCGACCATGATGATCGCAGCCAACACCGCATTCGGCAAATAATAGAACAAGCCTGTAAAGAACAGCAAGGTCAGGATAATCAGCAAGGCGGTGATGATCGACGCGAGCGGTGTGCGCGCCCCTGCCTGATAGTTGACGGCAGATCTGGAGAACCCTCCCGTTACCGGATAGCCAGCAAAAAAGGAGCCCCCGACATTGGCCAATCCTAGCCCGACTAGTTCGCGGTCTGGGTCGATCTTGTATTTTTCTTTTGCTGCGATCGCCTTAGCCATCGCAATCGATTCCATATATCCGATAAACGAAATCGTTAAGGCAATCGGCACTAACGCTATCAACGCATCCATCTGAAATGCAGGCAAGGATAAGGATGGCAAACCGGCAGGCACTTCCCCGACGATTTTCACCCCTAGCCCGTTCAAATTGAAGAGATAGACAGCCAAGATGCTCAATACAACGACCACTAGCGGTCCTGGTATTTTCTTGACGTATTTTTTCATGAAAATCAGCAAAACGATACTGCCCAGACCGATGGCCAGTGTCGCAGGGTTGATTTCCCCGGCGCGCCGAATCGTCTCACCGATAATCAGGAAGACGTTTTTATCAGCTTCCAGGCTGACGCCGATCAAATGCTTCAATTGGCTGAGCCCGATAATGATGGCCGCCGCGGACGTAAACCCACTGATAACCGCATGGGACAGGAAGTTGACGATAAAGCCGAGCTTGAAGACGCCCAATAGCAGCTGGATCACCCCGATCATCAACATCAACAACAGCACTAGGGAGATGTATTCGTCCGTTCCCGGTTCCGCTAATAGCGAGACTCCTGATAGCACAAGCAAGGAGACCATCGCCACTGGCCCGACAGCGAGCTGCCTCGATGTTCCGAACAATGCGTAGATAATAAGCGGGACCGTCGAGGCGTAAAGCCCGATCACCGGCGGCAATCCAGCCAGCATCGCATATGCCATCCCCTGCGGAATGAGCATGATGGCAACGATCAAGCCAGCATTCAAGTCACCGCTCAAGTCTGATTTTTTATAGCTGCCCAGCCACTCAAGAGCCGGAATCCATTTTTTCAACACAATTTACCCCTCCTATCGAATAAGCAACGCTTTTATAGCATACCGATGCAATGAAGCATGATCGCCCATCGCAAAAGCCTATTCTGCAGGAGGGATACATCCGCATCAGCTCCCGCTATTTCGGTCATTTTTTATTGTGTGAACAATTTCAGCTAAAAAACGGGAAAAAGAAAAGGACATCATTCGATGCCCTTCACTCTTCAGCCCTTTTTGATCCAGAACTTCAGCACGTCGCCATCGACTTGCTGTTCCAAGAGTTCGTGGCCGCCTGATTTAGCCCATGCAGTCAAATCCGCTGATGCGCCTTTATCTGTAGCTTGGATTTCCAAAACTTGGCCGGAATCCATATCTTTCATTTCTTTTCTTGTTTTTACGATCGGCATTGGGCAAGCCAAGCCTTTTGCGTCTAGTACTTTATCTGCGTTCATCAAAATCTCTCCTTTAGAATGTTTTATTATAGTTACTTGCTATTGATTAAACTTAACGTACGGCGCAGCGGTTCGGGCCGATTTCCATTTCGCGCTGCATTTCTTCTTCTGGTGTGATCTTGCCCATGTTGGTCTTGCGGATATCTTCGTAAGCATTCGGCTGCGGTGGTAGGTTCTTCGTCACCATGTCGCGGAACTCCTGCTCATCTTCGATATTCAAGCCGTGATTTTCTTTGAATAAGTCGCTCAATTTTTTCGCGACACTGCCGTCTTCATTCAATTCTTCCATAATCATGAAGTGAGCCGGAAGAACGACCAATTCGTTTGCAAGCGCTTGGTAGCGGCTGTATAGAGATTCGCGCAAATCGCCAACCCAGTCTTCCGCTAGCCCTGCAAGGTCCGGGCGTCCGATAGAATCGATGAACAGGATATCACCTGTCATCAAGTATTGATCATCAACGATGAATGAAGTCGAACCGATTGTGTGTCCTGGCGAGTAGAGCGCTTCGACTTTCGAGCTTCCGAATGCCGCTTCGAAGCCGCCTTCAAGCGGTGTATAATCGAATACCACTTCTTCAGCGTCAGCTGGCGGCAAGTAGTACGTTGCGCCTGTCGCTTGTGCAATTTGGCGTCCGCCTGAGATATGGTCCGCGTGAAGGTGGGAATCGAATACGTGCTTGATCGCTGCGCCTTTTTCCTGCGCGAAGTTCAAGAAGACATCCGTCATGCGAGTCGCGTCAATGACTGCCGCTTCACCGCCAGAAATAGCCATGTAAGACAAGCAGCCTTTGCCGATGCGGACAAATTGGTAAAGTTCTCCGCCATCTTTCAAATCGCCGACTTTCACCGGCTCCAAGTGCTCGCTCCATGCTTTCATGCCGCCTGATAGATAAGCCGTTTCCACGCCTTCATCCGCAAGCATATCTGCAACCATGATGGAAGATCCTTCTTTGGCGCAGACGACCAAAATATCGCGGTCTTTCGGCAATTGATCGATGACTTCTTCAACGCCGTCCAATAAATCAAAATATGGAATGTTCAAGTACTGGATGTTGCCGCCTTCGATTTTCCAATCGGCGAATGCATCGCCGTTGCGGACATCTAGGATGAACAATGGTTCGTTATCAATTACTTTGCGGGCTACTTGCGCCGCTGTCATTGCTTTTACTGACATAAACTAATTACCTCCCGGGGTATATTTTTTCGCAAAAAATTTTTCTATTGATTAGAATGTAAGTGTCACGTCTGCATCTTTTGCAAAATCAAGGAATGTTACTGCGCCGCCGACTTCAATGCCGTCAACGAATGCGTCTTTCTCAAGGCCCATGACATCCATCGTCATTTGGCAGCCGATAAATTTAACATCGAGGTCTTGCGCCATTTCGATTAGTTCCGGAATAGCCGGTACGTTCGATTTCTTGAAGCCTTCTTCAAAATGCTCTTTGCCTTCTGGCATCGGCAATTGCTGGTTCGCTTCTTTGTGGATCAAGTTCAAGCCTTCAAATGTAAAGAAAATGGACACTTCGTGATCACTTGCTGCAGCTGCTGTTGCAATATTGAATACTTTATATGCTTCGAATAATCCGCCGTTAGAGGCGATGATTGCTGTTTTCTTGGTCATTAATGAACACACTCCTTCAAAATTTGGGGACTGGCCCGATTACTCGGTTTTGCCAGTCCAATCACGCATGCCAGGCACTACGTTATACAAAGTCTTGAAACCTTTTTTCGCCATCATGTCGCCAGCGATTCCGCTTCTGCGGCCTGAATGGCAAATGATGTAGATTTCTTCGTTCTGGTCCAATTCGTTCATGCGGTTCTCCACTTCGCCGAGCGGGATGTGCTTGACGCCAGGGATATGCGCTTCATCATATTCTTCTTGCTCGCGGACGTCCAGGATGTTCAATGAATCTCCGTTTTCAACACGGGCTTG
Coding sequences:
- a CDS encoding DUF2294 domain-containing protein; the protein is MQNSKTMQSEIGGYISTVIREHFGKGPTSVFVIVKPPFVIVHLRGFLSPTEKILLQKNEFRRVMEIRHLLIEELKPDICAAFSRASGEKVESIYSDWHLENQTGMLIGVMASRDAATEFDWQSDATQEALHDSVVEASRKAEKKPESTELFWLNDRTLLIERTGFLVEIERELIRNGLAEELKQVKRPLEKRLLLKETPFPELLKRDIREIFLDWEFSTDISYILVLLEPSRHS
- a CDS encoding helix-turn-helix domain-containing protein, producing MAKYSEEFKLKLVKEYAEGKLGYRRLAHKYGLPDPSPIMRWVRAYQEFGLKALRRKQTKQVYSVQFKVDVLHFMEHTGASYQDAAIHFKMNNPSLIVNWNRRVLEKGVKGLEARAKGRPSMSKRPKPIKNEKPLSREAQLERENELLRLEVAYLKKLKAFQENPDAFLEKHKQRWRSNSTKKDSD
- a CDS encoding IS3 family transposase, translating into MAFELHEEGFRLTDVLNIVDLPDATYHYHRQRFDCEDPDREWKTVIRMLFEKHQGRYGYRRIHLELRAQGYDINHKKVQRLMRDLGLNCVKFIRKSRYKSYKGKVGTLAKNRMNRRFSTPYALQKLTTDVTEFKCTGEQKLYLSPVMDLYNGEVIGFSMAKRPTLEFVMESLNQALPVIQEQAVYRTTLHSDQGWHYQHVAWVKALKKQRIFQSMSRKGTCADNAAMENFFGLLKQEMYYGETLVSYEELKQRIEHYIDYYNNERIKQKLAGMSPVKYRAHASQLAA
- a CDS encoding heavy-metal-associated domain-containing protein, which translates into the protein MRKMTIYVAEAKSQRPIHELEDLLLNEPGVERALVDVKDGEVKLELDETKIKESQIILLIKEAGFHVE
- the topB gene encoding type IA DNA topoisomerase: MKPVIVAEKPSQAKAYGDAFKTVKREGYMEMAPNPIFPEGAFITWGIGHLVELKEPKAYDPKWGKWSLASLPILPVEYQFQVARGKSKQFNIIKKLLKETDTVINACDVDREGSNIFYSIYRQTGVRGKQIKRLWINSLEIDEVREGFRNLRDNKEDLRLYEEARARQISDWLVGMNGSRLYSLLLQERGIHEVFAIGRVQTPTVFLIYQRQKEIEAFKPEKFYEIEGKFKAAKGSYKGKAKLKAKERKKAEELLAVHELTDGKAQGHIKELKTAEKHIPPQPLHSLSSLQAAANRKWKYSPQKVLSAMQKLYEKKLVSYPRTDSRHITSAEFGYLSAQVESYQKLIDAPFPIASKIPKKRFVDNTKVQEHYAIIPTKSLPTARKIEGLPQDERNLYEEVMRTTLGMFHRDYRYAETKVVTDVKGLEFHTTGRTELDKGWKSLFPTTKEAKQDPPLPELAAHEQVAAAIAIVEGMTTAPKPYTEGQLIAMMKTCGKFAEDVADSEILKEVEGLGTEATRSGIIETIKRHNYIEVKRNIVSVTEKGRMLCQAIEGNLLSSPSMTAKWESYLKKIGKGEGSSEVFLATIGKFIEKLLQDVPEQLRSNGMPDQMPALQGAEIAICPRCRKGSIVSRRGSYGCTEHANGCKQSFPAVFLKKRLTAKHIEYLCTKGKTPVIKGFVSKNGKKFNASLVLEEGKLAMKF
- a CDS encoding sulfite exporter TauE/SafE family protein codes for the protein MSIDFMIVIFLIGFVGSFISGMVGIGGSIIKYPMLLYIPVMLGYTAFSAHEVSGISAIQVFFATIAGVWAYRGSGYLNKSLIAYMGGAILVGSFIGGYGSTLLSESAINIVYAILATIAVVMMFIPKKGLDDIPADQVTFNKWIAASLAFIVGIAAGIVGAAGAFILVPIMLVVLRIPTRMTIATSLAITFISSIGSTVGKIVTDQILYGPAAVMIVASILAAPLGAKVGQKANTKVLQWILSLLILGTAIKIWLDIL
- a CDS encoding carbonic anhydrase; this translates as MKSAELKKQNEEFIQKIKAQDPSYFDELKKGQTPEYFLLSCSDSRVSPSIIMQMPLGHMFVHRNIANQVVEEDESFSASLYYAICHLNVKKLVVKGHTDCGGVKAAWEGNEEPELQKWLAYIRRGLPEKTGGGQPTLDELSKLNVLSQVKRLQQHPVYRQYGKSVEISGCIFHVETGELEQIYPL
- a CDS encoding SulP family inorganic anion transporter; the protein is MLKKWIPALEWLGSYKKSDLSGDLNAGLIVAIMLIPQGMAYAMLAGLPPVIGLYASTVPLIIYALFGTSRQLAVGPVAMVSLLVLSGVSLLAEPGTDEYISLVLLLMLMIGVIQLLLGVFKLGFIVNFLSHAVISGFTSAAAIIIGLSQLKHLIGVSLEADKNVFLIIGETIRRAGEINPATLAIGLGSIVLLIFMKKYVKKIPGPLVVVVLSILAVYLFNLNGLGVKIVGEVPAGLPSLSLPAFQMDALIALVPIALTISFIGYMESIAMAKAIAAKEKYKIDPDRELVGLGLANVGGSFFAGYPVTGGFSRSAVNYQAGARTPLASIITALLIILTLLFFTGLFYYLPNAVLAAIIMVAVYSLIDAKELKYLFKVNKVDGLTWLLTFLATLLIGIEQGIIAGAIFSLLVFIRRSAYPHVAELGYLPKEKVYRNTNRYPDAETDPEILIFRVDASLYFANMTFLEEQLCKRLAEKPETKWVVFDFSSVNSIDAVAIHALEDLMEQCQSGKVRMVFAGIKNTVLDVLKRADWERKYGGSIHYMSIEDALSSIKGREERL
- a CDS encoding sulfurtransferase TusA family protein; the protein is MNADKVLDAKGLACPMPIVKTRKEMKDMDSGQVLEIQATDKGASADLTAWAKSGGHELLEQQVDGDVLKFWIKKG
- a CDS encoding MBL fold metallo-hydrolase, whose translation is MSVKAMTAAQVARKVIDNEPLFILDVRNGDAFADWKIEGGNIQYLNIPYFDLLDGVEEVIDQLPKDRDILVVCAKEGSSIMVADMLADEGVETAYLSGGMKAWSEHLEPVKVGDLKDGGELYQFVRIGKGCLSYMAISGGEAAVIDATRMTDVFLNFAQEKGAAIKHVFDSHLHADHISGGRQIAQATGATYYLPPADAEEVVFDYTPLEGGFEAAFGSSKVEALYSPGHTIGSTSFIVDDQYLMTGDILFIDSIGRPDLAGLAEDWVGDLRESLYSRYQALANELVVLPAHFMIMEELNEDGSVAKKLSDLFKENHGLNIEDEQEFRDMVTKNLPPQPNAYEDIRKTNMGKITPEEEMQREMEIGPNRCAVR
- a CDS encoding DsrE/DsrF/DrsH-like family protein codes for the protein MTKKTAIIASNGGLFEAYKVFNIATAAAASDHEVSIFFTFEGLNLIHKEANQQLPMPEGKEHFEEGFKKSNVPAIPELIEMAQDLDVKFIGCQMTMDVMGLEKDAFVDGIEVGGAVTFLDFAKDADVTLTF